One window of the Chloroflexota bacterium genome contains the following:
- the serS gene encoding serine--tRNA ligase, giving the protein MIDLKFIREHPDEVKKALVQLNTTAPIDEILSLDERRRQLLKESEALKARRNAVSREISTLKDEGQRQSLIAEMRAVGDQIKALDGQVRQVDEQLQDLLLQVPNMPHPSVPIGRDESENVVVRTPIPPRDLGFEALPHWELGPTLGLLDFERGVKISGTRFYILKGLGAKLQRALITWMLDLHVQKHGYTEVYPPFVVRRECLVGTGQLPKFGDNLYYDAEDDLWLIPTAEVPVTNLHRDEIFEAEDLPIYYVAYTACFRREKMSAGKDTRGIKRGHQFDKVEMVKFVRPETSMEELERLVDNAEDVCRELDIPYRVVQMCTGDLSFTAMAKYDVEMWAPGCGEWLEVSSCSNFGDFQARRANIRYRPAPGAKPEYVHTLNGSGLALPRVMIAVMENYQQPDGSIVVPEVLRPYMGGVEVIR; this is encoded by the coding sequence ATGATAGATTTAAAATTCATTCGAGAACACCCAGATGAGGTCAAAAAGGCGCTTGTCCAACTGAATACCACAGCGCCCATTGACGAGATCCTATCCTTGGACGAACGGCGCCGCCAACTGCTCAAGGAGAGCGAGGCCCTCAAAGCACGCCGCAACGCCGTATCCAGAGAGATCAGCACACTGAAAGATGAGGGGCAACGTCAATCTCTCATCGCGGAGATGCGCGCCGTCGGAGATCAAATCAAAGCCCTCGATGGTCAGGTGCGCCAAGTGGATGAGCAACTGCAGGATCTCCTGCTCCAGGTGCCGAACATGCCACATCCCAGTGTCCCTATCGGTCGGGACGAGAGCGAGAACGTGGTAGTGCGCACGCCGATCCCACCTCGCGACCTGGGCTTCGAAGCACTGCCCCACTGGGAACTGGGTCCGACACTTGGACTCCTCGACTTCGAACGCGGGGTGAAGATCTCGGGCACGCGTTTCTATATCCTCAAAGGGTTGGGAGCCAAACTCCAACGGGCGCTGATCACCTGGATGCTGGACCTGCACGTCCAGAAACACGGCTACACCGAGGTCTACCCTCCCTTTGTGGTGCGCCGCGAATGCCTAGTGGGCACGGGGCAATTGCCCAAGTTCGGCGACAATCTCTACTACGACGCCGAGGATGACTTGTGGCTCATCCCCACCGCTGAGGTGCCTGTAACGAACCTGCACCGTGACGAGATCTTCGAGGCGGAGGACCTGCCAATATATTATGTCGCCTACACGGCTTGTTTCCGACGTGAGAAGATGTCGGCGGGCAAAGACACACGGGGCATCAAACGTGGCCATCAGTTCGACAAGGTGGAGATGGTGAAGTTCGTGCGGCCCGAAACCTCAATGGAAGAATTGGAGCGGCTGGTTGATAACGCGGAGGACGTGTGCCGGGAACTGGATATTCCCTACCGCGTGGTGCAAATGTGCACGGGCGATCTGAGTTTCACCGCAATGGCGAAGTACGACGTGGAGATGTGGGCCCCAGGGTGTGGGGAGTGGTTAGAGGTAAGTTCGTGTTCGAATTTCGGCGACTTCCAGGCCCGTCGCGCCAATATCCGCTATCGTCCCGCGCCGGGTGCCAAACCCGAGTATGTGCACACACTGAACGGTTCGGGGCTGGCTCTGCCACGAGTGATGATTGCCGTGATGGAGAACTACCAGCAACCCGACGGGAGCATTGTTGTGCCGGAGGTACTACGGCCTTACATGGGCGGAGTGGAGGTGATACGATGA
- a CDS encoding magnesium transporter, which yields MAFLSELIGQTVWDARGERVGRCADILIVHPDQPFPTVRALALEDGEGAGQFIPAEQIGWLGPNILLKVSRSHLKPFTPQGNELWLVRQILDRQIVDTEGRRVVRVNDLLLTRTNEHFCLAGVDVGGLGLLRRLGIQKPALTLFSILRQKPPELIIPWEDVAPLQAQEPIRLRISRDKIGRIHPSDIADIIADLDRRTGQALIESLDDEVAADTIEEIPPQMQVDVISRLEPERAADILEEMGPDEAADLLGDLPAHASQKLLELMEDEDAEDVRRLLAYPEDSAGGIMTTEFTTLPEGLTVAEALEYLRQSEEAQEDEALHYIYVVDEGGHLKGVISLRDLVLSPPEATLTERMTTRLITVGPLTPQQEIARLIAKYNLLAVPVVDEAGVLQGIVTVDDAIDAILPTAWKKRLPRFFYV from the coding sequence ATGGCTTTCCTGAGCGAACTTATCGGACAGACAGTGTGGGACGCTCGGGGTGAGCGCGTCGGACGCTGCGCCGACATCCTGATCGTTCACCCTGACCAACCTTTCCCCACCGTCAGAGCGCTGGCTCTGGAGGATGGCGAAGGCGCTGGCCAATTCATCCCCGCCGAACAGATCGGTTGGTTAGGTCCCAATATTCTACTGAAGGTAAGCCGGTCACACCTCAAACCATTTACCCCGCAGGGCAACGAACTCTGGCTGGTCCGCCAGATCCTTGATCGACAGATTGTAGACACCGAGGGCCGCCGAGTAGTGCGGGTAAACGATTTGCTACTGACCCGGACGAACGAGCACTTCTGCCTGGCCGGAGTGGATGTGGGTGGATTAGGGCTGTTGCGCCGCCTGGGCATCCAAAAGCCAGCGCTGACACTGTTTTCCATCCTGCGACAGAAGCCCCCAGAACTCATTATTCCCTGGGAGGACGTGGCGCCGCTGCAGGCCCAGGAGCCAATCCGCCTGCGCATCTCGCGAGACAAGATAGGCCGCATTCACCCCTCTGACATCGCCGATATCATCGCTGACCTCGACCGGCGCACAGGTCAGGCCCTGATCGAATCACTGGACGATGAAGTCGCAGCCGATACCATCGAGGAAATCCCACCGCAAATGCAGGTAGATGTCATATCACGCTTGGAGCCGGAGCGTGCGGCCGACATCTTGGAAGAGATGGGACCGGATGAAGCCGCTGACTTGCTGGGTGATTTACCTGCTCACGCCAGTCAAAAGTTACTCGAACTGATGGAAGATGAGGATGCCGAAGACGTCCGTCGTCTCTTGGCCTACCCGGAGGATTCTGCCGGTGGGATCATGACCACCGAGTTCACTACTCTGCCCGAGGGCCTCACCGTAGCCGAGGCCTTAGAGTACTTACGCCAATCCGAGGAAGCCCAGGAGGATGAAGCACTCCACTATATCTATGTGGTAGATGAGGGTGGACATTTGAAGGGCGTGATTAGCCTGCGCGATCTGGTACTATCACCCCCTGAGGCTACGTTGACGGAGCGGATGACGACCCGGCTGATCACTGTGGGTCCCTTGACCCCGCAGCAGGAGATCGCCAGACTGATCGCCAAATACAATTTGCTGGCAGTCCCTGTAGTGGACGAGGCCGGCGTATTGCAGGGCATCGTTACCGTAGATGATGCGATTGACGCCATCCTGCCCACAGCCTGGAAGAAACGCCTACCTCGCTTCTTCTATGTCTAA
- a CDS encoding ABC transporter ATP-binding protein, which translates to MLLQVDQLQVYYGAIHALHGISLCVDEGEIVTLIGANGAGKSTLLKAISGLVRPRSGNILFDGRDITMEEPHHIVSLGVSHVLEGRRVFSELTVRENLILGAYTRSDKREIEESMERVFAYFPRLKERLKQRAGTLSGGEQQMLAIGRGLMTQPRLLLLDEPSMGLAPILVEGIYDIIRSINAAGTTILLVEQNARIALSIAQRGYVLETGRVSLAGSSQELMHNPRVQAAYLGSMPGEN; encoded by the coding sequence ATGTTGTTGCAAGTTGACCAGTTGCAGGTATACTATGGTGCTATACATGCTTTGCATGGGATCTCCCTGTGCGTGGATGAAGGCGAGATTGTCACTCTGATCGGGGCTAACGGGGCCGGTAAGAGCACTCTGCTCAAGGCTATTTCAGGCCTGGTGCGCCCCAGATCGGGCAATATTCTCTTTGATGGACGCGACATCACCATGGAGGAGCCTCATCACATCGTATCCTTGGGAGTATCTCATGTGCTTGAGGGAAGGCGTGTCTTTAGCGAGTTGACGGTCCGAGAAAATCTCATTTTAGGTGCTTATACCCGCTCTGACAAGCGAGAGATAGAAGAAAGCATGGAACGGGTTTTTGCTTACTTTCCTCGTCTGAAAGAGCGGCTAAAGCAGAGGGCAGGTACCCTTTCTGGCGGGGAGCAGCAAATGTTGGCTATCGGTCGTGGGCTGATGACGCAACCGCGTTTGTTGCTGTTAGATGAGCCGTCTATGGGTCTGGCTCCTATCTTGGTAGAGGGGATCTACGACATTATCAGGAGTATTAACGCTGCTGGTACCACTATCTTGCTGGTGGAGCAGAATGCCCGAATAGCCTTATCTATTGCTCAGCGTGGGTATGTACTAGAGACGGGTAGGGTTTCATTGGCGGGGTCGTCCCAGGAACTCATGCACAACCCGAGGGTTCAGGCAGCCTATCTTGGTAGTATGCCTGGGGAAAACTAG
- a CDS encoding ABC transporter ATP-binding protein — MAFLAIDNLTMHFGGLCAVSSFSVDLDHGDIIGLIGPNGAGKTTVFNLISGLYTPTKGSIKFKGEELVGLKPHEVAARGVARTFQNIRLFKELTVLENVRIAYHPYAQYNMVDAIARTKRFYLGDRRVTEKALDFLSIFGLQERAYELAKNLPYGEQRKLEIARALARQPQLLLLDEPAAGMNPQEANTLMKLIEFIKERFYLTIFLVEHQMQVVMGICQRIVVMDHGEIIAEGSPAQVQRDPRVIEAYLGRRERCDVVAS; from the coding sequence ATGGCATTTTTGGCGATTGATAATTTGACAATGCATTTCGGTGGGTTATGTGCCGTAAGCAGTTTCAGCGTAGATTTGGATCACGGTGATATAATAGGTCTTATTGGTCCAAATGGAGCAGGAAAGACTACGGTCTTCAATCTAATTAGCGGTCTGTATACCCCCACAAAGGGCTCTATCAAATTCAAGGGCGAAGAGTTAGTTGGCCTGAAACCACACGAAGTGGCCGCCCGCGGTGTGGCCAGGACCTTTCAGAACATTCGCCTATTCAAAGAACTCACAGTCTTGGAGAATGTCCGCATTGCCTATCATCCCTATGCTCAATACAACATGGTGGATGCCATTGCCAGAACCAAACGTTTCTATTTGGGCGACCGGAGAGTAACTGAGAAAGCCCTTGATTTCCTCTCTATTTTTGGGCTGCAGGAGAGGGCCTATGAACTGGCCAAAAACTTACCATATGGTGAACAACGTAAGCTGGAAATCGCGCGAGCGTTAGCAAGACAACCACAATTACTGCTTTTGGATGAGCCTGCCGCCGGGATGAATCCTCAGGAAGCGAATACGCTAATGAAACTTATTGAATTCATCAAAGAACGATTTTACTTAACGATTTTCCTCGTTGAGCATCAGATGCAGGTGGTGATGGGGATCTGCCAGCGGATTGTGGTGATGGACCACGGTGAAATCATTGCCGAGGGAAGCCCGGCCCAGGTTCAAAGAGACCCCAGAGTCATCGAGGCCTATCTTGGAAGACGGGAAAGATGTGATGTTGTTGCAAGTTGA
- a CDS encoding branched-chain amino acid ABC transporter permease — translation MHLLRHKNLLNIVAIVLCYVVLWGLNVHRLLSDYILFVIMCGLINAIMTVSLNLVTGFTGQFSIGHAAFMAVGAYTSAVMTKLVFHIGLSTPSPLREVFFLVSLLVGSLASAVVAYLIGIPTLRLKGDYLCIATLGFNQILVVLLNNLHVLGGPRGFIDIPKLSNLAWIMGFTVVSVAVISNYAHSIFGSQSMAVREDELAAESLGIDSTKYKINAFVLASFFAGAAGGLLAHLLQLAHPTQFTFLKSIEILLMLVVGGMGSVHGSILAALVLTMLPEVLRFSQDLRLVIYPLLLILFAVRNPLPYLRQQVAEVWEVKVKPVIVGHATILKRFFSGMLK, via the coding sequence ATGCATCTACTAAGGCACAAAAACCTTCTCAATATAGTGGCCATTGTTCTTTGTTATGTGGTCCTGTGGGGTCTAAATGTACACAGATTGCTTTCCGACTACATTTTATTCGTCATCATGTGTGGCTTGATTAATGCTATTATGACGGTGAGTCTGAATCTCGTCACTGGTTTCACCGGTCAGTTCTCCATCGGACATGCAGCATTTATGGCTGTTGGCGCTTACACCTCAGCCGTGATGACCAAGTTGGTCTTTCATATCGGGCTATCGACTCCATCACCTCTGCGCGAAGTTTTCTTCCTGGTTAGTCTTTTGGTAGGTTCTTTGGCCTCGGCCGTGGTGGCTTACCTCATCGGAATACCAACTCTGCGTCTCAAAGGGGACTACCTTTGTATAGCCACATTAGGCTTTAATCAAATACTCGTAGTGCTACTCAACAATTTGCACGTTCTCGGAGGACCACGGGGTTTTATCGACATCCCGAAACTAAGCAATTTAGCTTGGATCATGGGGTTTACAGTAGTCAGCGTCGCTGTAATAAGTAACTACGCTCATTCAATATTTGGTAGCCAATCTATGGCTGTGCGCGAGGATGAGCTCGCTGCTGAATCATTGGGTATCGATAGCACCAAATACAAAATAAACGCTTTCGTACTGGCTTCTTTCTTCGCCGGTGCGGCTGGGGGCCTACTCGCTCATCTTTTACAACTAGCTCATCCCACCCAGTTCACTTTCTTGAAATCAATCGAAATCCTCCTGATGTTAGTCGTTGGGGGAATGGGTAGCGTGCATGGTTCCATTCTTGCTGCCTTGGTACTTACGATGTTGCCCGAAGTACTACGTTTTTCTCAAGATTTGCGTCTCGTTATCTATCCTCTTCTTCTAATCCTCTTCGCGGTCAGGAACCCGCTGCCTTACCTACGGCAGCAAGTAGCAGAAGTCTGGGAGGTGAAAGTCAAGCCAGTGATAGTTGGGCATGCCACAATCCTAAAGAGGTTTTTCAGCGGAATGCTCAAATAG
- the panB gene encoding 3-methyl-2-oxobutanoate hydroxymethyltransferase, which yields MVMSRVTIPDLRRMKEQGEKITMLTAYDYLFATLIDEAGIDVVLVGDSLGMVVMGYQSTLPVTVEQIIHHSQAVATAVKRAMVVADMPFMSYEVSDEQAISNAGRLIKEGGAQAVKVEGGNELVRQRIGAIVGAGIPVMGHLGLTPQTASLVEGYKVQGKDAKTAQEILEQARLLEQGGVFSLLLECIPMELAKLITDELSVPVIGIGAGVHCDGQVLVTYDLLGLYTAFVPKHVKQYCNLKRVVSDTLRQYASEVKGGQFPGEEHSFHMRREEFEKLVQEGQHVVR from the coding sequence ATGGTGATGAGCAGGGTAACCATACCAGACTTGCGGCGGATGAAAGAGCAAGGCGAGAAGATCACGATGCTGACTGCCTATGACTATCTCTTCGCTACTCTGATAGATGAAGCTGGTATTGACGTGGTCTTGGTTGGAGATTCATTGGGTATGGTTGTGATGGGCTACCAGAGCACACTCCCTGTGACCGTAGAACAAATAATCCACCATAGCCAAGCCGTAGCAACCGCGGTAAAAAGAGCTATGGTGGTAGCGGATATGCCATTCATGTCCTACGAAGTCTCCGATGAGCAAGCGATCAGCAACGCTGGGCGCCTAATCAAGGAAGGAGGTGCTCAGGCTGTCAAGGTTGAGGGTGGCAATGAACTGGTCCGCCAAAGGATAGGAGCCATTGTAGGTGCAGGGATCCCGGTCATGGGTCATTTGGGGCTTACACCGCAGACTGCATCGTTAGTCGAAGGCTACAAAGTGCAAGGCAAGGATGCCAAAACGGCCCAAGAGATTTTGGAGCAAGCCCGGCTCCTGGAACAGGGGGGAGTTTTTTCCCTCCTGTTAGAGTGCATCCCTATGGAACTGGCGAAGCTGATCACCGACGAGTTATCAGTGCCCGTTATTGGCATTGGTGCTGGGGTGCATTGTGATGGTCAAGTGTTGGTGACCTATGACCTTCTAGGGCTTTACACCGCATTTGTTCCCAAGCACGTCAAGCAGTACTGCAACTTAAAACGGGTAGTAAGTGACACCCTGAGACAGTACGCAAGTGAGGTGAAAGGCGGGCAGTTCCCTGGTGAAGAGCATAGTTTCCATATGAGAAGAGAAGAATTCGAAAAGCTGGTCCAGGAGGGCCAGCATGTTGTTCGATGA
- a CDS encoding ABC transporter substrate-binding protein, translated as MRRLPQIVITSLTLASLLSVLLFGCAPREAKEIKIGSIAHLTGALSTFGESHRKAVDLAVAQINEKGGLLGSKVVIIHEDDQSDPVVAAAAAHKLIVQDKVVAIIGPIASTMGMAAAPIAEMSKVPMVVTGTSPQITPGKAYVFRSCWTDDFQGPVLASFCREELGAKTAAILYDIGNEYATTVSQLFAKTFEELGGKITTIQTHPSGATDFRAQLTSIKATSPDVFFCPDNYVDINLIAKQANEIGLEAQKIGADAWDSPELDLVSTDGAYYCSHFSMEDPRPETRAFVEAFRNKYGSDPDLLAIMAYDAAQVVFDAIKRAGKLDGESIQKAMAATKGLPGAQGDITFNENGDPISLPAAILRIEGGRVVYVKSYAP; from the coding sequence ATGCGCAGATTACCTCAGATTGTCATCACTTCCTTGACGTTGGCGTCTTTGCTCTCGGTCCTATTGTTTGGATGTGCCCCTCGGGAAGCTAAGGAGATCAAGATCGGGAGCATAGCCCACTTGACTGGTGCCCTTTCCACCTTCGGTGAGTCTCACAGGAAGGCGGTTGATCTGGCAGTTGCCCAGATTAACGAAAAGGGGGGCCTGCTAGGCAGCAAGGTGGTGATCATCCACGAAGATGATCAGAGTGATCCTGTGGTGGCGGCTGCTGCTGCTCACAAACTGATTGTGCAAGACAAGGTTGTAGCCATCATAGGCCCTATTGCCAGCACAATGGGCATGGCAGCAGCGCCCATTGCGGAGATGTCAAAAGTTCCGATGGTGGTCACTGGCACTAGCCCACAGATTACGCCGGGGAAAGCGTACGTGTTCCGCAGTTGCTGGACGGATGACTTCCAGGGCCCAGTTCTGGCCAGTTTTTGTCGTGAGGAACTGGGAGCAAAGACAGCAGCCATCCTGTATGATATAGGCAACGAGTACGCTACGACAGTCTCTCAGCTCTTCGCTAAGACCTTTGAGGAATTGGGTGGAAAAATTACCACCATCCAAACTCACCCCAGTGGCGCCACTGACTTTCGGGCCCAACTAACAAGCATCAAAGCCACTTCACCGGATGTCTTCTTCTGTCCTGACAACTATGTTGACATCAACCTTATTGCTAAGCAGGCAAACGAGATAGGATTAGAGGCCCAGAAAATTGGCGCTGACGCTTGGGACTCGCCTGAGCTCGACCTTGTGAGCACGGACGGTGCATACTATTGTAGTCACTTCTCAATGGAAGATCCCCGACCGGAGACACGGGCCTTTGTGGAAGCATTCCGAAACAAGTACGGATCTGACCCCGACTTGCTAGCAATCATGGCTTACGACGCAGCCCAGGTGGTTTTTGACGCCATCAAAAGGGCTGGAAAATTGGATGGTGAGTCCATCCAGAAGGCTATGGCGGCCACAAAGGGGCTTCCAGGAGCTCAAGGGGATATTACTTTCAATGAGAATGGAGACCCTATTTCTTTGCCTGCCGCCATTCTAAGAATTGAAGGCGGGCGGGTAGTCTACGTCAAGAGCTACGCACCGTAG
- the ilvE gene encoding branched-chain-amino-acid transaminase, which produces MIVYINGDFVPGPQAKISVFDRGLLYADAIFEGIREYSGKVFKLDEHIDRLYESAQIIGLRIPLSKAEMKGVILETLRRNKLQDAHIRPIITRGAGTMGVDPGKGLEPTVIVLAHPWEPFLGTEGITMKTTAVRRVPSQCVDSRVKHVGYLNNILAKLEAKAAGADEALMLDINGFVAEGPGENFLIIKDKVVISPTTVNILNGVTRRTVLTLAREAGLETRETNLTLGDVYTADEALVCGTGAEIVPVREIDGRLIGHDVPGPITSMLIEAFKELVKREGIPVY; this is translated from the coding sequence CTGATAGTTTATATCAACGGAGATTTCGTACCTGGGCCGCAGGCTAAGATTTCGGTCTTCGACAGGGGTCTCCTATACGCAGATGCCATATTTGAGGGGATACGGGAGTATTCTGGTAAGGTTTTTAAGCTCGATGAACACATTGATCGCCTCTACGAATCGGCTCAAATTATTGGCCTGAGGATTCCTCTTAGCAAAGCCGAGATGAAAGGAGTGATTCTAGAGACCTTAAGGCGAAACAAACTGCAGGATGCCCACATCCGTCCTATTATTACACGCGGGGCCGGTACGATGGGTGTCGATCCTGGAAAAGGGCTAGAGCCAACAGTTATCGTCCTTGCCCACCCGTGGGAACCCTTCCTAGGCACTGAGGGAATCACAATGAAGACTACAGCAGTCCGTCGCGTACCTTCACAGTGCGTAGATTCGCGAGTGAAGCATGTAGGCTACCTCAATAACATCTTGGCGAAGTTGGAGGCCAAGGCAGCTGGTGCAGATGAAGCACTCATGCTAGACATCAATGGCTTTGTAGCGGAGGGACCAGGCGAGAATTTTCTGATCATTAAAGACAAGGTGGTTATTTCGCCGACCACAGTGAATATCCTCAACGGTGTGACGCGAAGAACCGTTTTAACACTTGCCCGCGAGGCTGGTTTAGAGACGCGAGAGACCAATCTCACCCTTGGCGACGTGTACACAGCCGATGAAGCATTGGTATGCGGTACTGGGGCAGAGATCGTCCCTGTGAGAGAGATTGATGGACGGCTCATAGGACACGATGTCCCTGGGCCTATCACAAGCATGTTAATCGAAGCCTTCAAGGAGCTCGTGAAAAGAGAGGGAATACCGGTATACTAA
- a CDS encoding IclR family transcriptional regulator, whose product MAKITIMNVGNNRKNPRYPVRSLSKAIRILEALAEEGTPVGVTRLSDNLGWGVSAVHRYLSTLEHHGLVKQNPETSKYTLGMRLVELGASAIRSLGFGERIRPYLEKLASQTGETINLGVLRERWALFIDKVESQEFLRTVTYVGALVPLHCTALGKVLLAYLPQSERKRLLDGYLLTKYTPNTIVDRHTLEECLTQIRSHGYAVDNEEYIPGVCCVAVPVLAGNGQVVAAVSVSGPAVRLVAERIQTIVPLMQETARLISREIAGMDLSR is encoded by the coding sequence TTGGCGAAAATCACCATTATGAATGTTGGTAATAATAGGAAGAACCCTAGATATCCAGTTCGCTCTCTGTCCAAGGCCATCCGGATTTTAGAGGCTTTAGCGGAAGAAGGCACGCCTGTTGGTGTCACCCGTCTAAGCGATAACTTAGGCTGGGGCGTCAGCGCTGTCCATCGTTATTTAAGTACGCTGGAACACCATGGTTTGGTGAAGCAAAACCCGGAAACGTCCAAATACACGCTGGGGATGCGACTCGTTGAGCTGGGAGCTAGTGCCATTCGCAGCCTTGGTTTTGGGGAAAGAATTCGGCCTTACTTGGAGAAATTGGCCAGTCAAACTGGTGAAACCATAAACCTTGGTGTCTTGCGGGAGCGCTGGGCTCTTTTTATTGACAAAGTTGAGAGTCAGGAATTCTTGCGCACGGTAACCTATGTGGGGGCTTTAGTGCCTCTTCACTGCACGGCCCTTGGTAAAGTCCTTCTGGCATATCTTCCACAATCAGAACGGAAGAGACTTCTCGACGGGTACCTTCTTACGAAATACACGCCTAATACCATTGTCGATCGACATACTCTTGAGGAATGTCTCACCCAGATTCGGTCTCATGGATATGCCGTTGATAACGAGGAGTACATTCCTGGTGTGTGTTGCGTGGCTGTGCCAGTGCTTGCGGGTAACGGACAGGTGGTCGCCGCCGTTAGCGTTTCCGGCCCTGCAGTCCGTTTAGTGGCAGAGCGCATTCAGACTATTGTTCCTTTAATGCAGGAGACGGCTCGCTTGATTTCTCGCGAGATTGCGGGTATGGACCTCAGCCGATGA
- a CDS encoding branched-chain amino acid ABC transporter permease gives MEQFLSQFVNGVQIGTIYALIALGYTLVYGIIQLINFAHGDLIMLGAYTAFISVTSFGLPFPAAFVLAMVVCGIANVLIERIAYKPLRDRPRLVALITAVGVSLLLENGGRVVPFIGPTYRRFPEAIAARKYYLTSTVFITNIHILNVAAAASLMLILHYVITNTKIGMAMRATALDREAAKSVGIDTDLVISITFAIGGTLAGAAGVLWAVVYPRLNPYMGLIPGLKAFVAAVFGGIGSIPGAVVGGLIMGLVEVFATVAHSQLAEGVFFIILIGILLLRPTGLLGRPFVGRA, from the coding sequence TTGGAACAGTTTTTAAGCCAATTTGTCAATGGGGTTCAGATCGGTACAATTTATGCTCTCATCGCTCTAGGCTACACCCTGGTCTACGGCATTATCCAGTTGATCAACTTTGCCCATGGTGATCTGATCATGTTAGGTGCCTACACGGCTTTTATTAGTGTTACCTCTTTTGGCTTGCCGTTTCCTGCTGCTTTTGTTTTGGCCATGGTAGTTTGCGGCATTGCAAATGTGCTCATAGAGCGCATTGCCTACAAACCCTTGCGCGATCGACCACGACTTGTGGCTTTGATTACTGCTGTGGGCGTATCCCTCCTCTTGGAAAATGGGGGAAGGGTCGTGCCTTTCATAGGCCCTACATACCGCCGCTTCCCCGAGGCCATTGCTGCGCGAAAATACTATCTTACTTCTACCGTCTTCATCACTAATATACATATCCTCAATGTTGCCGCGGCCGCGTCGCTTATGCTCATACTCCATTACGTCATCACGAACACCAAAATTGGTATGGCTATGCGAGCCACCGCTTTGGACAGGGAAGCGGCCAAGTCAGTGGGCATTGATACTGATCTGGTTATCAGTATAACTTTCGCTATTGGTGGTACTTTAGCCGGTGCTGCTGGCGTATTGTGGGCTGTGGTTTACCCGCGCCTTAACCCCTATATGGGGCTCATACCAGGGTTGAAAGCCTTTGTGGCTGCTGTCTTTGGTGGGATTGGCAGCATCCCAGGGGCTGTAGTGGGTGGTCTTATTATGGGTTTAGTAGAAGTTTTTGCCACGGTAGCCCATTCGCAACTGGCTGAGGGGGTCTTTTTCATCATCCTGATCGGGATATTGCTCCTCCGTCCCACGGGGCTATTGGGCAGGCCGTTTGTCGGGAGAGCCTAG